The Vibrio crassostreae genomic interval GATTTTTGTATCTGAATTTTCTTGCTCAAGCCGTTCAGGAGCTTGGCTTACTTTTTTACGATCTACCGCCTCTTCTACTTCAATCATATCTCGTTGCGCTAATGGCGAGTTACAATCATCAAAACAGTAGGCTACGGTGCAGTTCTCACACAGATATTCATTCATGGTTTAATCCCTGTCCATTGAGATGGTCTAATCACAGAACTACAACAGACCACGTGTTCATCCTAGAACACCGCTATTATGCTGTTTCTCAACCTTATAAATATGCGTGCAAAGTCACCAAGTATTCAATTAATTACATATTAAAACTATTTTACGGCTCTAATCACGGATAGCTTAGTAATAGTGTGAAAACGGTTATGCACTAAGCTACGGAACAGATTAACAGCATAAATAAGCCATTTGGAACGAAAAACGCCCACACCATTTGCATGATGTGGGCGTTTGAATAGCTATAGCTAAAGACGAATGAGTTAAAGGTTTGAGTCTATAAACCCATCTCTTCGGTTAGCGTTTTGATTTGCTTGAGATCCATGGTGTGGACTTCAATCATTTGTCTGATATCGCTTAGTCGAGAGTTTGCGTTGTCTTGCTTCTCACATGCGTCAGATTTCGCATCCCATGATGTGCCGTCTAAGAACACATCACACGCTTTCTTAAGTGAACCAAGGTTCTGTTCAAGCTCGTCTCTTTCTTTCTCAAGCTTTTCAAGCTCTTGAGATATTTGCAATTCTTTACGGAACAGTTCACGAGAACGTTCAAACAAGGTCGACTGCATATCCGCCTGACGGTTTAGCTTTTGATTATCTTGCTCTGTTTTGTCTAGAGTTTGCTTTTGTTCGTTTATTTGCTGTTCTAACGAGTAGTTCGCCTTCTCTAAAACCGCAGACTGTTTGGCTAACTCTTGGAGCTCTTTTTGATGCTCTTCAGCTTGTTTTGCTAGCGCGACTTCGACTTTGGCGT includes:
- a CDS encoding chromosome partitioning protein ParA encodes the protein MNQQSGQSEQDEVVVIEERDKRSQLYIGIAAVIGLALGGLIGSTVTASKWESTYQVLETRYQELRDSKTELMTSVEAKVAKVDTEIDAKVEVALAKQAEEHQKELQELAKQSAVLEKANYSLEQQINEQKQTLDKTEQDNQKLNRQADMQSTLFERSRELFRKELQISQELEKLEKERDELEQNLGSLKKACDVFLDGTSWDAKSDACEKQDNANSRLSDIRQMIEVHTMDLKQIKTLTEEMGL